In Streptomyces violaceusniger Tu 4113, one DNA window encodes the following:
- a CDS encoding sensor histidine kinase produces MNTDVAPRLGWWQQTWRLAAAAAAGIPIWLSMGVLLRGQTGETGSWFLIGDPLVALGCLTALVWRRRFPLAVAMAVAIASTASALASGAAFLALVSISTRRRPVESGVVGLAFVTASQFSGGLYPVQRTSDSWWLQLTFPALIAGIAVAVGMAVGARRVEVWSLRDRAESAEREQTARAAQARALERNRIAREMHDVLAHRISLVAMQAGVLGHRGDLTAEENRVLVRGIADGSHQALEELRDVLGVLRADPGRPEPPQPSLDRIPDLVADARTSGLDVTLTTTVAGVPSDVVGRTCYRIVQEGLTNAAKHAPGASVRIALEGRAGGTLNVSVHNSAATRATAQPPASGFGLLGLTERIDLAGGKLNHHRTAGNGYLLTAQLPWPHPTHEKRT; encoded by the coding sequence GTGAATACGGACGTCGCGCCACGGCTCGGGTGGTGGCAGCAGACCTGGCGGCTGGCGGCGGCAGCGGCAGCGGGCATACCGATCTGGCTCTCCATGGGTGTGCTGCTGCGGGGGCAGACGGGCGAAACGGGCTCGTGGTTCCTCATCGGTGATCCGCTGGTGGCTCTCGGCTGCCTGACGGCGCTGGTGTGGCGGCGGCGGTTCCCGCTCGCCGTCGCCATGGCGGTCGCGATCGCCTCGACCGCGTCGGCACTCGCCTCCGGCGCCGCGTTCCTGGCGCTGGTTTCGATCTCCACTCGTCGCCGTCCGGTGGAGAGCGGGGTCGTCGGGCTGGCCTTCGTGACCGCGTCACAGTTCTCCGGCGGGCTCTACCCGGTCCAGCGCACATCCGACTCGTGGTGGCTCCAACTCACCTTCCCGGCGCTGATCGCGGGCATCGCGGTGGCCGTGGGCATGGCCGTCGGCGCGCGCCGTGTCGAAGTGTGGTCCTTGCGGGACCGGGCGGAGAGCGCGGAACGGGAACAGACCGCGCGGGCGGCGCAGGCGCGGGCCCTGGAACGCAACCGGATCGCCCGCGAGATGCATGACGTGCTCGCGCACCGGATCTCCCTGGTCGCCATGCAGGCCGGAGTGCTGGGCCACCGCGGCGACCTCACCGCCGAGGAGAACCGTGTGCTGGTCCGCGGCATCGCCGACGGCTCCCACCAAGCGCTGGAAGAACTACGGGACGTCCTCGGTGTGCTCCGGGCCGACCCGGGCCGCCCGGAACCGCCACAACCCTCCCTCGACCGAATCCCCGACCTGGTGGCCGACGCCCGCACCTCGGGACTGGACGTCACGCTCACCACCACCGTGGCGGGCGTTCCGTCCGACGTCGTCGGACGCACCTGCTACCGGATCGTCCAAGAAGGACTGACCAACGCCGCCAAACACGCCCCCGGCGCCTCCGTACGCATCGCCCTCGAAGGAAGAGCGGGCGGCACGCTCAACGTCAGCGTGCACAACTCCGCGGCCACCAGGGCCACCGCACAGCCGCCGGCATCGGGATTCGGCCTGCTCGGTCTGACCGAACGCATCGACCTGGCCGGCGGAAAACTCAACCACCACCGCACAGCCGGCAACGGATATCTCCTCACCGCACAACTACCCTGGCCACACCCCACCCACGAAAAGAGAACATGA
- a CDS encoding SDR family NAD(P)-dependent oxidoreductase, with amino-acid sequence MSDSTTPQHKIGSGFGARSTADDVLAGIDLTGRLALVTGGYSGIGVETTRALTKAGARVVVPARRVGAAQEGLAGIDGVEVDELDLGDLDSVRGFAERFLASGRTLDIVIDSAGIMACPETRVGPGWEAQFATNHLGHFALVNRLWPAIEPGGARVVSVSSTGHHASPVRWDDVHWRHGYDKWEAYGQAKTANALFAVHLDRLGRERGVRAFSLHPGGILTPLQRHLPKEEMVERGWIDADGNLLHPEAFKTPEQGAATQVWAATSPQLNGMGGVYLDDCDIAEPAPADGSRVGVKEWAMDPEQAARLWALSAELTGVDAFAA; translated from the coding sequence ATGAGCGACAGCACCACACCCCAGCACAAGATCGGTTCGGGTTTCGGCGCCCGGAGCACCGCCGACGACGTCCTCGCGGGCATCGACCTCACCGGTCGGCTCGCCCTGGTGACGGGCGGCTACTCGGGCATCGGCGTCGAGACCACGCGCGCACTGACGAAGGCCGGCGCCCGTGTCGTGGTCCCGGCCCGCCGGGTCGGCGCGGCGCAGGAGGGCCTGGCCGGGATCGACGGTGTCGAGGTGGACGAACTCGACCTCGGCGACCTGGACAGCGTGCGCGGCTTCGCCGAGCGGTTCCTCGCCTCGGGCCGGACCCTGGACATCGTCATCGACAGCGCGGGAATCATGGCCTGCCCCGAGACCCGGGTCGGGCCGGGCTGGGAGGCCCAGTTCGCCACCAACCACCTCGGCCACTTCGCCCTCGTCAACCGACTGTGGCCGGCGATCGAGCCGGGCGGCGCCCGCGTCGTCTCGGTCTCCTCCACCGGCCACCATGCCTCCCCCGTCCGCTGGGACGACGTCCACTGGCGCCACGGCTACGACAAGTGGGAGGCGTACGGCCAGGCCAAGACAGCCAACGCGCTGTTCGCCGTGCACCTCGACCGCCTCGGCCGGGAGCGGGGCGTGCGGGCCTTCTCGCTGCACCCCGGTGGCATCCTCACTCCGCTTCAGCGGCATCTGCCGAAGGAGGAGATGGTGGAGCGGGGCTGGATCGACGCGGACGGCAACCTGCTCCACCCCGAGGCGTTCAAGACACCGGAGCAGGGTGCGGCCACGCAGGTGTGGGCGGCGACCTCCCCCCAGCTCAACGGCATGGGCGGCGTCTACCTGGACGACTGCGATATCGCCGAGCCCGCCCCGGCGGACGGCTCCCGGGTCGGCGTCAAGGAGTGGGCCATGGACCCGGAGCAGGCCGCCCGCCTGTGGGCACTGTCCGCCGAGCTGACCGGCGTGGACGCGTTCGCCGCCTGA
- a CDS encoding MarR family winged helix-turn-helix transcriptional regulator: MPTDDAAELWKLNQRLLTRVMNAAAPQLEELGLETKEFFVLDEVDACKYPAELTRKLMLPKASVTTYLRNLVDRGLVRREIDESDLRRHRLTTTSEGRRVRAKALEALASEFSTMMARLDERDQSELRRMLLSLLETE; this comes from the coding sequence ATGCCGACGGATGACGCTGCTGAGCTGTGGAAGTTGAACCAACGACTTCTGACCAGGGTCATGAACGCCGCCGCCCCGCAGCTCGAAGAGCTGGGGCTCGAGACGAAGGAGTTCTTCGTCCTCGACGAGGTGGACGCATGCAAGTACCCGGCCGAGCTCACCCGGAAGCTGATGCTTCCGAAGGCGAGCGTCACGACGTACTTGCGGAACCTCGTTGACCGCGGGCTGGTGCGCAGAGAGATCGACGAGAGCGACTTGCGCCGCCATCGCCTCACGACCACTTCCGAGGGGCGGCGCGTGCGCGCCAAGGCCCTCGAGGCTCTTGCCTCGGAGTTCTCCACGATGATGGCGCGGCTCGACGAACGAGACCAGTCCGAACTGCGTCGGATGCTGCTGAGTCTCCTCGAGACCGAATAG
- a CDS encoding TetR/AcrR family transcriptional regulator encodes MARTGRPREFDKDQTLARALELFWSRGYGATSIQDLVDALAVERGSLYGTFGDKRRFYLDAVRLYWDVYERHLITALDTAPLLPALREILTHPARLDELISDVGVPHGCLVGNTTAELVPHDSEATEIVTRSYRRFTDIVTDALRRAQATGEVTDSTHPEAQAQLLLYIVQGLSLVSRAGLDRTAALAAIDTAVDALRA; translated from the coding sequence GTGGCACGAACCGGACGCCCCCGCGAGTTCGACAAGGACCAGACGCTGGCGCGCGCACTTGAGCTGTTCTGGTCCCGGGGATACGGGGCGACATCGATCCAGGACCTGGTCGACGCGCTGGCCGTCGAGCGCGGCAGCCTCTACGGAACGTTCGGCGACAAGCGCCGCTTCTACCTCGATGCCGTCAGGCTCTACTGGGATGTGTACGAGCGGCACCTGATCACCGCGCTCGACACCGCCCCACTCCTGCCGGCGCTGCGCGAGATCCTGACCCACCCAGCACGCCTGGACGAACTGATCTCCGACGTGGGCGTACCGCACGGCTGTCTGGTCGGCAACACCACCGCCGAACTCGTACCCCACGACAGCGAAGCCACGGAAATCGTCACCCGCTCATATCGCCGGTTCACCGACATCGTCACCGACGCACTCCGCCGCGCGCAGGCCACCGGAGAAGTCACTGACAGCACCCACCCCGAGGCCCAGGCCCAGCTACTGCTGTACATCGTCCAAGGGCTCTCGCTCGTATCGAGGGCAGGTCTCGACAGGACGGCGGCCCTGGCCGCCATCGACACCGCGGTCGACGCATTGCGGGCGTGA
- a CDS encoding nuclear transport factor 2 family protein, with protein MSAKAAPGWGSAHLAAIRPGKVALDPAEQLAVHQTLARYAFALDQQDLAALGAVLTEDATWAFKIAGETGLGPVAGREAILAFVREAMDAETDQRRHNLVNVVFHSADADTALVHAYLMLTWNAGGSGNGSGGVVATGFYTFRLDHAGGEWRIAELFLGTDNAW; from the coding sequence ATGAGCGCGAAGGCCGCGCCCGGCTGGGGAAGCGCCCACCTCGCCGCGATCCGCCCGGGAAAGGTGGCCCTCGACCCGGCCGAGCAGCTCGCCGTCCACCAGACGCTGGCCCGCTACGCCTTCGCCCTGGACCAGCAGGACCTGGCGGCGCTGGGGGCCGTCCTGACCGAGGACGCCACCTGGGCGTTCAAGATCGCTGGCGAGACCGGCCTCGGGCCCGTCGCCGGACGCGAGGCAATCCTCGCGTTCGTACGAGAGGCGATGGACGCGGAGACCGACCAGCGACGGCACAATCTGGTCAACGTCGTCTTCCACAGCGCGGACGCCGATACGGCGCTGGTGCACGCCTACCTCATGCTCACGTGGAACGCGGGCGGGAGTGGGAACGGGAGCGGGGGCGTGGTCGCGACCGGCTTCTACACCTTCAGGCTCGACCACGCCGGGGGCGAGTGGCGGATCGCCGAGCTGTTCCTCGGCACGGACAACGCCTGGTAG
- a CDS encoding VOC family protein gives MVSVVQNVAIDCADAYELARFWSKVTGRPLHPEDRPGERETQVLLAEGPVLHFNQVPEAKTIKNRIHLCLRPETSRDQEVDRLLGLGATFVADHRNPDGSGWAILADPEGNEFCVLRSESDRAAMHS, from the coding sequence ATGGTCTCGGTGGTGCAGAACGTGGCGATCGACTGTGCGGATGCCTATGAGCTGGCTCGGTTCTGGAGCAAGGTGACAGGCCGACCGCTGCATCCGGAGGACAGACCGGGTGAACGGGAGACTCAGGTGCTGCTGGCGGAGGGCCCGGTGCTGCACTTCAACCAGGTGCCCGAGGCTAAGACGATCAAGAACCGGATCCATCTGTGTTTGCGCCCCGAGACCTCGCGCGATCAGGAGGTGGACCGGCTGCTGGGCCTCGGTGCCACCTTTGTCGCCGACCACCGGAATCCGGATGGTTCGGGCTGGGCAATCCTCGCTGATCCCGAAGGCAACGAATTCTGCGTCCTGCGCAGCGAGTCCGACCGAGCGGCCATGCATTCCTGA
- a CDS encoding cold-shock protein gives MVTATVREWSDEEGWGVLDSPETPGGCFGHFSDIQVTGFRTLSPGQQVDLEWEAPGFKQDGYDYRAVSMVPLSA, from the coding sequence ATGGTGACTGCGACGGTCCGTGAGTGGAGCGATGAGGAAGGCTGGGGCGTGCTCGACTCGCCCGAGACGCCGGGCGGCTGCTTCGGCCACTTCTCCGATATCCAGGTGACCGGCTTCCGCACGCTGTCGCCCGGACAGCAGGTGGACCTCGAGTGGGAAGCCCCCGGCTTCAAACAGGACGGGTACGACTACCGCGCGGTGAGTATGGTGCCTCTATCCGCCTGA
- a CDS encoding TetR/AcrR family transcriptional regulator, whose amino-acid sequence MRADAQANHDRLLAVAGAVITEQGVDASMRDIARRAGVGLATLLRHFPTREALLEALLRTSFDELTARAAEVETTSSPQDAVMLWLRDFVACTKNYRGVVTAMVKAIEDPESALHTSCVTMRGAGTRLLNRAQAAGVARTDIDGADLFALASSLAWLGDQPGLEARAEHLFGVVVSAILTDRAV is encoded by the coding sequence ATGAGGGCGGATGCCCAGGCCAACCATGACCGTCTGCTGGCCGTCGCCGGCGCCGTCATCACCGAGCAGGGCGTCGACGCGTCGATGCGCGATATCGCCCGCCGGGCCGGGGTGGGGCTGGCGACGCTGTTGCGCCACTTCCCGACCCGGGAGGCGCTGCTCGAGGCCCTGCTCCGCACGAGCTTCGACGAGCTGACGGCGCGGGCGGCCGAGGTCGAGACCACGAGCTCGCCCCAGGACGCGGTGATGTTGTGGCTGCGCGACTTCGTCGCGTGCACGAAGAACTACCGCGGCGTGGTGACGGCGATGGTGAAAGCGATCGAGGACCCCGAATCCGCGCTCCACACCTCCTGCGTCACGATGCGCGGGGCCGGCACCCGGCTCCTCAACCGCGCCCAGGCCGCGGGCGTGGCGCGGACCGACATCGACGGCGCCGACCTCTTCGCCCTGGCCTCGTCGCTCGCCTGGCTCGGCGACCAGCCCGGGCTCGAGGCGCGCGCCGAGCACCTCTTCGGGGTGGTGGTGAGCGCGATCCTTACGGATCGAGCGGTGTGA
- a CDS encoding NADP-dependent oxidoreductase, whose protein sequence is MKAIRLHEFGGPQVLRHEEVPVPGPGPGEVLVRVHAVGVNPPDWYAREGMPDVPAELKPPMNLPLIPGTDVSGVVEAVAADVADGEGFAAGDEVFGLLRFPTALQAGAYAEYVTAPASDFAPKPAGVDHAHAAALAMSGLTAWQFLIELGHDHPSPFQAAQHRPMALDSEKTVLVNGAAGGVGHLALQLAKWKGARVIAVASGAHETVLRELGADEFIDYTKKRPEDVVRDVDLVLDTVGGPDSRRFLRTLKRGGSLYPVYFGEFDDEENAKLGVTVTAAQVRSNGAQLAEIGRLLADGTIRVAIDSTFPLEDARAAHERAAQGHLQGKIVLTAA, encoded by the coding sequence ATGAAGGCGATCCGGCTGCACGAGTTCGGCGGCCCCCAGGTGCTGCGTCACGAGGAGGTGCCCGTTCCCGGACCGGGGCCGGGCGAGGTGCTCGTCCGCGTCCACGCGGTCGGCGTCAACCCGCCTGACTGGTACGCCCGCGAGGGAATGCCCGACGTACCGGCCGAGCTGAAGCCCCCGATGAATCTCCCCCTGATTCCGGGGACCGACGTCTCGGGCGTCGTGGAAGCCGTCGCCGCCGATGTCGCCGACGGCGAGGGCTTCGCGGCCGGAGACGAGGTGTTCGGCCTGCTGCGCTTCCCCACCGCGCTCCAGGCCGGCGCCTACGCCGAGTACGTCACCGCACCGGCATCCGACTTCGCCCCCAAGCCGGCCGGCGTCGACCACGCGCACGCCGCCGCCCTGGCCATGTCGGGGCTGACGGCGTGGCAGTTCCTGATCGAGCTCGGGCACGACCACCCCTCGCCGTTCCAGGCGGCCCAGCACCGCCCGATGGCACTCGACAGCGAGAAGACGGTGCTCGTCAACGGCGCCGCCGGTGGCGTGGGGCACCTCGCTCTCCAGCTCGCCAAGTGGAAGGGAGCCCGCGTCATCGCCGTGGCCTCCGGCGCCCACGAGACGGTCCTGCGCGAGCTCGGCGCCGACGAGTTCATCGACTACACCAAGAAGCGGCCCGAGGACGTCGTCCGTGACGTCGATCTCGTGCTGGACACCGTCGGGGGCCCCGACAGCAGGCGCTTCCTGCGCACCCTCAAGCGCGGCGGGTCCCTCTACCCGGTGTACTTCGGCGAGTTCGACGACGAGGAGAACGCGAAGCTGGGTGTCACGGTCACGGCCGCCCAGGTCCGCTCGAACGGCGCGCAGCTCGCCGAGATCGGGCGCCTGCTCGCGGACGGCACGATCCGCGTGGCGATCGACAGCACCTTCCCGCTCGAGGACGCCCGTGCGGCGCACGAGCGAGCTGCCCAGGGACATCTCCAGGGCAAGATCGTCCTGACGGCCGCATGA
- a CDS encoding response regulator: MDSEREPVRVVVVDDEQLVRMALRLVIDGEPDLTVVAEAADGDAAIAVVEEQRPDVVLMDVRMPGRDGLSTTRELLTRRPAPRVLMLTTFDSDDLVLGALRAGALGFVLKDTQPPQILDAVRTVADGNPVLSPAATARVIAAATGPQSAHARRSSREAARKQLSALTERERETARAIADGLGNPEIAQRLHISVATVKAHTSSLFAKLAVENRVQIALLVRDAEE, encoded by the coding sequence GTGGACAGCGAGCGGGAACCGGTGCGTGTCGTCGTCGTTGACGACGAACAACTGGTGCGCATGGCGCTGCGCCTCGTCATCGACGGCGAACCGGACCTGACCGTCGTCGCGGAGGCGGCCGACGGGGACGCGGCGATCGCCGTGGTGGAGGAGCAGCGGCCGGACGTCGTGCTGATGGACGTGCGGATGCCCGGCCGCGACGGTCTCAGCACGACCCGGGAACTCCTCACCCGGCGGCCGGCGCCACGGGTGCTCATGCTGACCACCTTCGACTCCGACGATCTCGTGCTCGGCGCCCTGCGCGCCGGAGCACTCGGGTTCGTCCTCAAGGACACCCAACCGCCGCAGATCCTCGACGCGGTGCGGACCGTCGCGGACGGCAACCCCGTGCTGTCTCCGGCGGCCACGGCACGGGTGATCGCCGCGGCAACCGGGCCGCAGTCCGCCCACGCTCGCCGCTCATCCCGCGAAGCCGCGCGGAAACAGCTGTCGGCCCTGACCGAACGCGAACGCGAAACCGCTCGGGCCATCGCGGACGGACTGGGCAACCCGGAGATCGCCCAGCGGCTGCACATCAGTGTCGCGACCGTCAAGGCCCACACGAGCAGCCTGTTCGCCAAGCTGGCGGTCGAGAACCGGGTACAGATCGCACTCCTGGTCCGCGACGCGGAGGAATGA
- a CDS encoding GNAT family N-acetyltransferase → MTEIRTPRLLLRRWHEDDLAPMADINADPRVMRWIDDGSVRDLDHTAEAIERWEEEWDEEGFGLFAVELLASGELAGFTGLSVPEFLPEVLPAVAISWRLGSQFWDQGYASEAAHATLEFALQDRGLDRIISINRMGDDASENVIRKLGMVPERETAHPVYAYPLRVRAIDLTEFQA, encoded by the coding sequence ATGACCGAGATTCGCACACCCCGCCTCCTCCTCCGTCGCTGGCATGAGGACGACCTCGCGCCGATGGCGGACATCAACGCGGACCCGCGGGTCATGCGCTGGATTGACGACGGCTCGGTGCGCGACCTGGACCATACGGCAGAGGCCATCGAGCGGTGGGAGGAGGAATGGGACGAGGAGGGCTTCGGACTCTTCGCCGTCGAGCTGCTGGCCTCGGGTGAACTGGCAGGCTTCACGGGTCTGTCCGTGCCCGAGTTCCTGCCGGAGGTACTGCCCGCCGTGGCCATCAGCTGGCGGCTCGGCTCACAGTTCTGGGACCAGGGATACGCATCCGAAGCCGCCCACGCCACGCTGGAGTTCGCGCTCCAGGACCGCGGCCTCGACCGCATCATCAGCATCAACCGAATGGGTGACGACGCCTCCGAGAACGTCATCCGAAAGCTCGGCATGGTGCCCGAGCGAGAGACGGCGCACCCGGTGTATGCCTATCCGCTGCGCGTTCGCGCCATCGATCTCACCGAGTTCCAGGCGTGA
- a CDS encoding alpha/beta hydrolase — MPQHISIPRGAIDLAADLHLPEGFDAAEPRAAVVLATPGSSVKEQIGANYASRLAKNGFAALTFDPAHQGQSGGQPRDLEDPYRRGEDISYAIDELSTIPGIDPQRIGALGICAGGGYAVHTARTDHRIKAIATVVAGNMGESWRGPGFSPSGPAATLDDLAAARTREVIGQDLQRVNWLPDTLEDAAAAGFTDIDTTQAITYYRTPRGGSEHSTNRRLRRSDSLLLGYDAFHLVDRLLTQPLQVIVAGRRGNTGQYEAGMKLWKLAPNPIDLLIVEGAGHYEMYDEPRYVDQAIARLTAFYSEYL, encoded by the coding sequence GTGCCACAGCACATCTCCATCCCTCGCGGCGCCATCGATCTCGCCGCCGATCTCCACCTCCCCGAGGGCTTCGACGCCGCGGAACCTCGGGCCGCGGTCGTGCTCGCCACGCCAGGGAGCAGCGTCAAGGAGCAGATAGGTGCGAACTACGCGTCCCGACTCGCCAAGAACGGCTTCGCCGCGCTCACGTTCGACCCGGCCCATCAAGGGCAGAGCGGTGGACAGCCTCGTGACCTCGAAGATCCTTATCGTCGCGGCGAAGACATCTCCTACGCGATCGACGAACTGAGCACCATTCCAGGCATCGATCCCCAGCGGATCGGCGCGCTCGGCATCTGCGCCGGCGGCGGCTACGCCGTGCACACGGCTCGCACGGATCACCGCATCAAGGCGATCGCCACCGTCGTCGCCGGCAACATGGGCGAGTCCTGGCGCGGGCCCGGCTTCTCCCCCAGCGGCCCCGCCGCAACACTCGACGATCTTGCCGCGGCGCGGACGCGGGAGGTCATCGGGCAAGACCTTCAGCGGGTCAACTGGCTGCCGGACACCCTCGAGGACGCGGCGGCGGCCGGATTCACCGACATCGACACCACTCAGGCGATCACGTACTACCGAACACCACGAGGCGGCAGCGAGCACTCGACCAACCGTCGCCTTCGCCGCAGCGACTCGCTGCTCCTCGGCTACGACGCCTTCCACCTCGTCGACCGGCTGCTCACCCAACCGCTCCAGGTGATCGTCGCAGGGCGCCGGGGGAACACCGGCCAGTACGAGGCGGGCATGAAACTGTGGAAGCTGGCCCCCAACCCCATCGATCTGCTCATCGTCGAAGGCGCCGGACACTACGAGATGTACGACGAGCCCCGATACGTCGACCAGGCAATTGCACGCCTGACAGCCTTCTACAGCGAGTATCTGTAG
- a CDS encoding IS481 family transposase translates to MIHRNAPMAPTGRLRPARCVVEDGWPLRRAAERFQVSHTTVERVLTDNAWAYSKNTWRQTCRDLGISPRWTRPWRPQTNGKVERFHRALLDEWAYQQPYTSESERQAAFPDWLDWYNYHRPHTGISGHTPASRVANLSGQHT, encoded by the coding sequence TTGATCCACCGTAACGCCCCGATGGCTCCGACCGGCAGGCTGCGTCCGGCCCGGTGCGTCGTCGAGGACGGCTGGCCGCTGCGGCGGGCCGCTGAACGGTTCCAGGTCAGCCACACCACCGTCGAGCGGGTGCTGACGGACAACGCCTGGGCCTACAGCAAGAACACCTGGCGGCAGACCTGCCGTGATCTGGGCATCAGCCCTCGCTGGACCCGCCCCTGGCGCCCGCAGACAAACGGCAAAGTCGAACGCTTCCACCGCGCCCTGCTGGACGAATGGGCCTACCAGCAGCCCTACACCTCAGAAAGCGAACGCCAGGCAGCGTTTCCCGACTGGCTGGACTGGTACAACTACCACCGACCCCACACCGGAATCAGCGGCCACACCCCAGCCAGCCGCGTCGCCAACCTCTCCGGACAGCACACCTAG
- a CDS encoding SDR family oxidoreductase: MGRLEGKHALITGGTSGIGLETAREFLAEGASVAITGRSQERLDEAARQLEGPLLPIVSDAGGVPGQAALASRLQAEWPKLDILMSNAADITHLPIEEWTEEAFDRLLATNLKSPFFLIRDLLPLFSQQSSIILVGSVSAFIGHENATVYGAAKAGLLSYTRGLTYELKDRGVRVNGLSPGPTVTNAFKPLGSERQAAIYEELRRTVPLHRLGTATEMAKAAVYLASDESAYTAGTVLRVDGGIGELAY, encoded by the coding sequence ATGGGTCGTCTTGAGGGAAAGCACGCACTGATCACAGGGGGAACGAGCGGCATTGGCCTTGAGACGGCCCGTGAGTTCCTCGCCGAGGGAGCGTCTGTCGCGATCACCGGCCGCTCGCAGGAAAGATTGGACGAGGCCGCCCGGCAATTGGAGGGTCCGCTGCTGCCCATCGTCAGCGACGCCGGCGGCGTACCCGGCCAGGCGGCGCTCGCATCGCGGCTGCAGGCGGAATGGCCAAAGCTCGACATCCTGATGAGCAACGCCGCCGACATCACCCATCTCCCGATCGAGGAATGGACCGAGGAGGCATTCGACAGGCTCCTCGCAACCAATCTCAAATCGCCGTTTTTCCTGATCAGAGATCTGTTGCCGCTCTTCTCGCAGCAATCCTCGATCATTCTCGTCGGTTCGGTTTCCGCTTTCATCGGACACGAGAATGCGACGGTCTACGGTGCGGCCAAGGCGGGCCTGCTGTCCTATACTCGCGGGCTGACCTATGAGTTGAAAGATCGGGGTGTCCGTGTCAACGGACTGAGCCCGGGGCCGACTGTCACCAATGCGTTCAAGCCGCTTGGTTCCGAGCGCCAAGCCGCCATCTACGAGGAACTTCGGCGGACCGTGCCCCTCCATCGCCTAGGGACCGCCACCGAGATGGCGAAGGCAGCCGTCTATCTCGCCTCGGACGAGTCCGCCTACACCGCCGGCACCGTGCTGCGCGTCGATGGCGGCATCGGGGAGCTTGCCTACTAG